The Microbacter sp. GSS18 genome has a segment encoding these proteins:
- a CDS encoding glycosyltransferase family 2 protein, with protein MTAPHDPIVTVVVPGFDVEEYAGEAIASLEAQTFRAWTAILVDDASSDATGAVFDDAAARDPRFRVVHLDRRLGLGAARNAGLDLVTTSLVGFLDADDRLRPDALDALVRTITASGSEVAVGAYVRLRPSGAGAYEPGDVQPWVAAATHPGRTGTSLAEHPDLAGNIVAWSKLSRIDLWRREGVRFPEGRAYEDQVVAQLLYTRARGIDVVPDVVVEWRERADGSSITQRTADPAILTDYLDALRGGIAVLESAGLDAAVQSRVALIQHLDLPPLLTIARDHPDDRYRRILGSFVRDLLARDADPVTDLTQPTAAATLW; from the coding sequence GTGACCGCGCCACACGACCCGATCGTCACGGTGGTCGTCCCCGGATTCGACGTCGAGGAGTACGCGGGCGAGGCGATCGCATCGCTCGAGGCTCAGACGTTCCGGGCGTGGACCGCGATCCTCGTCGACGACGCATCGTCCGACGCGACCGGAGCCGTCTTCGACGACGCCGCGGCGCGCGACCCGCGGTTCCGTGTCGTGCACCTGGACCGGCGCCTCGGGCTCGGCGCGGCACGCAACGCGGGTCTCGATCTCGTCACGACGAGCCTCGTGGGCTTCCTCGACGCCGACGACCGGCTGCGGCCCGACGCGCTCGACGCGCTCGTGCGAACCATCACCGCGAGCGGCAGCGAAGTCGCGGTGGGCGCGTACGTCCGGCTGCGTCCGTCCGGCGCGGGCGCCTACGAGCCGGGCGACGTCCAGCCGTGGGTGGCCGCCGCGACCCACCCCGGCCGCACCGGCACCTCGCTGGCCGAGCACCCCGACCTCGCCGGGAACATCGTCGCGTGGTCCAAGCTCAGCCGCATCGACCTGTGGCGACGTGAGGGTGTCCGCTTTCCCGAGGGCCGGGCGTACGAGGACCAGGTCGTTGCCCAGCTGCTCTACACGCGCGCCCGCGGCATCGACGTCGTGCCCGACGTGGTGGTCGAGTGGCGCGAGCGCGCCGACGGGTCCTCGATCACCCAGCGCACCGCGGACCCGGCGATCCTGACGGACTACCTCGATGCGCTGCGTGGCGGCATCGCGGTTCTCGAGTCCGCCGGCCTCGACGCCGCCGTGCAGTCGCGCGTCGCCCTGATCCAGCACCTCGACCTTCCGCCGCTGCTGACGATCGCGCGGGATCACCCCGACGACCGGTACCGGCGGATCCTCGGGTCCTTCGTGCGCGACCTGCTCGCCCGCGATGCGGACCCCGTGACCGACCTCACGCAGCCGACGGCCGCCGCCACCCTCTGGTGA
- a CDS encoding ABC transporter ATP-binding protein, whose translation MSMGMRGGGGGHGGGPPAFRGVDIEAQKRLNAQAPRIPRLGARVVELFRPYTGRITVTALLVIAGAAIAVIPPLIVQRVFDDALFPLDGGSPDIPLLWELVGAMIGLFLLSAAVGVVQTWLTSTVGNRVTGDLRVRLFDHLQAMELGFFTRTKTGVIQSRLQNDVGGVSGVLTNTVTSILGNAVTVIASLVAMVIIDWRLTLIAVVMMPFLVIVQRRVGQVRARIAGETQESLSELTAITQETLSVSGILLSKSFNRQRTESARYGDENVNQVRLQVRRAMSGQGFFAVVQVMMASVPAVIYLVAGYFVVGGADTITAGTIVAFTTVQARLLMPLMGLMRVALDLQTSSALFARIFEYLDLVPAITDAPDAIDVDEAPGPVGRIEFRDVVFRYPDAGQDARATLDGVSFVAEPGRHVAFVGPSGAGKTTILYLTPRLYEATGGSVMFAGADVRRLRQESIIDHVGIVSQETYLFHASIRENLRYAKPDASDAEIEAACRAANIHHVIDAFEDGYDTVVGERGYRLSGGEKQRIAIARVLLKDPPVLLLDEATSALDTVSERVVQDAIDAAARGRTTLTIAHRLSTVVGADRIHVVEAGRIVETGTHAELLAAGGLYADLAAEQLAASRVIDAEEAAESGRSG comes from the coding sequence ATGAGCATGGGCATGCGTGGCGGCGGAGGCGGCCACGGCGGGGGGCCGCCGGCGTTCCGAGGGGTCGACATCGAGGCGCAGAAGCGGCTGAACGCCCAGGCGCCGCGCATCCCTCGCCTCGGCGCCCGCGTCGTCGAGCTGTTCCGCCCGTACACCGGCCGGATCACGGTGACGGCGCTGCTGGTGATCGCCGGCGCCGCGATCGCGGTGATCCCTCCGCTGATCGTCCAGCGCGTCTTCGACGATGCGCTGTTCCCGCTCGACGGCGGCTCGCCCGACATCCCGCTGCTGTGGGAGCTCGTCGGGGCGATGATCGGCCTGTTCCTGCTGTCGGCCGCCGTCGGCGTGGTGCAGACGTGGCTGACCTCGACGGTCGGCAACCGCGTCACCGGCGACCTTCGCGTGCGCCTGTTCGACCACCTGCAGGCAATGGAGCTGGGCTTCTTCACCCGCACCAAGACGGGTGTCATCCAGTCGCGGCTGCAGAACGACGTCGGCGGAGTGTCGGGCGTGCTCACGAACACCGTCACGAGCATCCTCGGCAACGCCGTCACCGTGATCGCCTCCCTGGTCGCGATGGTCATCATCGACTGGCGCCTCACGCTCATCGCGGTCGTGATGATGCCCTTCCTCGTGATCGTGCAGCGGCGCGTCGGCCAGGTGCGCGCGCGCATCGCGGGCGAGACGCAGGAATCGCTGTCGGAGCTGACCGCCATCACGCAGGAGACCCTCAGCGTGTCGGGGATCCTGCTGTCGAAGTCGTTCAACCGCCAGCGGACCGAGTCCGCCCGCTACGGCGACGAGAACGTGAACCAGGTGCGGCTGCAGGTGCGCCGCGCCATGAGCGGGCAGGGCTTCTTCGCGGTCGTCCAGGTGATGATGGCGAGCGTCCCGGCGGTGATCTACCTGGTCGCGGGCTACTTCGTGGTCGGTGGCGCCGACACGATCACGGCGGGAACGATCGTCGCCTTCACGACGGTTCAGGCGCGCCTGCTGATGCCGCTCATGGGTCTCATGCGCGTGGCACTCGACCTGCAGACCTCGTCGGCGCTGTTCGCCCGCATCTTCGAGTACCTCGACCTCGTCCCGGCGATCACCGATGCCCCGGACGCGATCGACGTCGACGAGGCGCCCGGGCCGGTGGGGCGCATCGAGTTCCGCGATGTCGTGTTCCGCTACCCGGATGCCGGGCAGGACGCCCGCGCGACGCTCGACGGCGTGAGCTTCGTCGCCGAGCCGGGGCGGCACGTGGCGTTCGTGGGGCCGTCGGGCGCCGGCAAGACCACGATCCTGTACCTCACGCCGCGTCTGTACGAGGCGACGGGCGGCAGCGTGATGTTCGCCGGCGCCGACGTGCGCCGGCTGCGGCAGGAGTCGATCATCGACCACGTCGGCATCGTCTCGCAGGAGACGTACCTGTTCCACGCGAGCATCCGCGAGAACCTCCGCTACGCCAAGCCCGACGCCTCGGACGCCGAGATCGAGGCGGCATGCCGCGCCGCCAACATCCACCACGTCATCGACGCGTTCGAGGACGGGTACGACACCGTCGTGGGCGAGCGCGGCTACCGGCTGTCGGGCGGCGAGAAGCAGCGCATCGCGATCGCGCGCGTGCTCCTGAAGGATCCGCCCGTCCTGCTGCTGGACGAGGCGACATCGGCGCTGGACACCGTGTCGGAGCGCGTCGTGCAGGACGCCATCGATGCGGCCGCCCGCGGGCGCACCACCCTGACCATCGCCCACCGGCTCTCGACCGTCGTGGGCGCCGACCGGATCCACGTGGTCGAGGCGGGCCGCATCGTCGAGACCGGCACGCACGCCGAGCTGCTGGCGGCGGGGGGACTCTACGCCGATCTCGCGGCCGAGCAGCTGGCGGCATCGCGCGTCATCGACGCCGAGGAGGCCGCGGAGTCGGGCCGGTCGGGCTGA